A section of the Gemmatimonadales bacterium genome encodes:
- a CDS encoding aminotransferase class V-fold PLP-dependent enzyme: MMTDLAAWRREFPILESTTYLISNSLGAMPRGAAARLAEYAEIWATRGVRAWDEGWWEMPVAVGDLVAPLIGAPAGSVTMHQNVTTAEAVVLSCFETGGKRDKIVFEEGNFPSVQYFYSAQKGLTVTPTPLAGVVDAIDDATLLVPISHVLFKSSEMQDAAAIVGKAHRVGAHVVLDCSQSAGVVPIDVTALGVDFAVGGCLKWLCGGPGSGWLYVRPDLQHLKPRFTGWMAHAEPMAFAPPPIRYTEGPYRFLNGTPQIPALYAATEGLRIIREVGVERIREHSVTLTERLLAKVRELGFPTISPTDPARRGGTVAVNPIDAEAITRELLKRNVLVDYRPGAGIRLSPHFYNTMDECDLVIGEIAALVAHRPGLRVTLGS; encoded by the coding sequence ATGATGACCGACCTTGCGGCCTGGCGTCGTGAATTCCCCATCCTCGAAAGCACGACGTACCTGATCTCCAACTCGCTGGGCGCGATGCCGCGCGGCGCGGCCGCGAGGCTCGCCGAGTACGCCGAGATCTGGGCCACCCGGGGGGTGCGGGCCTGGGACGAGGGCTGGTGGGAGATGCCCGTCGCCGTCGGCGACCTGGTGGCGCCGCTCATCGGCGCGCCGGCGGGCTCGGTCACGATGCACCAGAACGTGACCACGGCCGAAGCGGTCGTGCTCTCGTGCTTCGAGACCGGCGGGAAGCGCGACAAGATCGTCTTCGAGGAGGGGAACTTCCCTTCCGTGCAGTACTTCTACTCGGCCCAGAAAGGTTTGACTGTCACGCCCACCCCGCTGGCCGGCGTCGTGGACGCGATCGACGACGCGACGCTGCTCGTGCCAATCTCTCACGTGCTCTTCAAGAGCAGCGAGATGCAGGACGCCGCCGCCATCGTCGGGAAGGCGCACCGCGTGGGCGCGCACGTCGTGCTCGACTGCTCGCAGTCCGCCGGCGTCGTGCCGATCGACGTGACCGCCCTCGGCGTGGACTTCGCGGTGGGCGGCTGCCTCAAGTGGCTGTGCGGTGGCCCCGGCAGCGGCTGGCTCTACGTGCGGCCGGACCTGCAGCACCTGAAGCCCCGGTTCACGGGGTGGATGGCGCACGCGGAGCCCATGGCCTTCGCGCCGCCACCGATCCGCTACACCGAAGGACCCTACCGCTTCCTGAACGGGACGCCGCAGATCCCAGCGCTCTACGCCGCCACCGAAGGGCTGAGGATCATCCGCGAGGTCGGGGTCGAGCGCATCCGCGAGCACTCGGTGACGCTGACCGAGCGGCTGCTCGCCAAGGTGCGCGAGCTGGGCTTCCCGACCATCTCGCCCACGGACCCCGCCCGGCGCGGCGGCACGGTGGCCGTGAACCCCATTGACGCCGAAGCGATCACGCGGGAGCTGCTGAAGCGCAACGTGCTGGTGGACTACCGGCCCGGCGCGGGCATTCGCCTCTCTCCGCACTTCTACAACACGATGGACGAGTGCGACCTCGTTATCGGCGAGATCGCGGCGCTGGTGGCGCACCGTCCGGGCCTGCGCGTCACCCTGGGCTCGTGA
- a CDS encoding cyclase family protein, which translates to MTRIWDITRPVGPGSWVWPGDRAFESALTWKMTEGASCNVGQVTMSCHTGTHMDAPFHFSPRGETAESIPLEACVGPCIVLPIDSLDRATGERVLVRAAGGAPTVAQVERLAGLRLFGTDGPSVDPVASKTLDAHHALWKKGAVILEGLDLSNVPDGEYQLVALPVKLVGMDAAPVRAILLEK; encoded by the coding sequence GTGACGCGGATCTGGGACATCACCCGGCCGGTCGGACCCGGCAGCTGGGTGTGGCCGGGCGACCGCGCGTTCGAGAGCGCCCTCACCTGGAAGATGACCGAGGGTGCATCCTGCAACGTCGGCCAGGTCACGATGAGCTGCCACACGGGAACGCACATGGACGCGCCCTTTCACTTCTCACCGCGCGGCGAGACCGCCGAGTCGATCCCGCTCGAGGCGTGCGTCGGTCCGTGCATCGTGCTGCCGATCGACTCGCTGGATCGCGCCACCGGCGAGCGCGTGCTGGTCAGGGCGGCGGGTGGCGCGCCGACGGTCGCGCAGGTCGAGCGGCTCGCCGGCCTGCGCCTCTTCGGCACCGACGGCCCGTCCGTGGATCCCGTGGCGAGCAAGACGCTCGACGCACACCACGCGCTCTGGAAGAAGGGCGCGGTGATCCTCGAGGGCCTGGATCTCTCGAATGTGCCGGACGGCGAGTACCAGCTGGTCGCGCTGCCGGTGAAGCTGGTCGGGATGGATGCAGCGCCGGTGCGGGCGATCCTGCTGGAGAAGTGA